In the genome of Catharus ustulatus isolate bCatUst1 chromosome 1, bCatUst1.pri.v2, whole genome shotgun sequence, the window tcctgatgATCTGCCATTCCATTGCCTGCCCTTGAAACCATGTCCATCTGACCCTGGCAACAACTTTATTGTGTTAGTATTTGGGAGGATTTCACTGTTTGATGTGTGTCAGGGATGGCTGAATCAAccaccagagcccagcagagttGCGATATCATCGGTGAGGTAATTTTGTGACACACGTCCTGTGTTTTATGTATGTCTTGTGAACACTGGGACTATGTTCGGTGCCATTGGGTGTCCATCAGTGATAGTGTTGCACCCAGGAATGTTGAGGGATCTGCTGATGCCCGGGGTAGGTCAGTCTGCAATCACTTGGCAGGGTTCTGGTGCCTCGGAGCTTTTCCTGATGGATGAAAGAGACCCCATGCCGTTATTTCTTGTGTAGCATCAAGAGAGAGGATCTGATAATTCAAACCTGGTTAGGTTGAACTTGTTCCAATGCTGTGGCCTATTTGGATTTCACACCTTTCCCTAGAAATATATACTCTGTCATTTAAAGTATATTTCTTCACCTCTTTAAGAAATCAAATAAACAAGTAACCAATGATGCTTGATCACGTTTTGCCCAGGCTGGTCTCTGACGTGGATTTGCTTATTCCACATTCAAAACATGTGGTTTCATAACTTACATCCTGTTAGTTGTAATATTATGTTCCTGTTAGGAAAAAACAATAATTGCTACTGGATGGTCATTGTGATCcaatttccttctctgtcatGGTGCCGGCGGGGCTTTGTGgaattctgtggttctgtgtcCTTCTCTACAGGCTGTGTCCATCTGACCTTTGTGGCAGCTTTTAATTTGGAGGAGTAGAGGCCAAAGGATTGGTATCTCTCTTTTGTCAGGAGTGTAGAGGATGACAACAAAGCCTACAAGAATTGGGGTGTTATGAGTGAGGTCATGCTATGGAACATACACAACATCTCCTTTGTCCATTCTTCCCTTCTTGCAAAAATAAACCCTGCACGTCCCCCATTTCTAATCACAACAAGGATTCTTCGGTCAACCTCTTGCTGTTCATGCACTGTTCTTGCTTCACTAAGCTCATGCTTTTCTTCCAATATAAAGCCCAACACATCACCCCAAATACGACATCCTTATCTCAGAGGAGACAGGAAGTGCCAATCTTCTAGAAATCCTCTTCCAGACTTTCTTTTGTGAGTGCACGGCCATCACTTGATCCATTAGGTCTCTGTCACGACAGTAATGGGATTCTCACATCTCCAGCTGACCCCCAGTCattcctgctggctgcacttCTTTCTATGCAGCCCAGGATATGGTTGGTGTTCTGGGCTGAAAATTCACATTGCTGTTTCCTGCCAAGATTTTGGTCCACCCGAACACTCAGGTCTTTCTCTGTGGAATTGCTCTCAAGGATTTCCTCTCACAAACTGTTCTCATGTTTGGGACTGTCCAAACCCAGGTACGGGACCTTGAACTTGGAGTTGTTAAAGCTCATGAGGCTCTTACGTTCTAAACATTCCCATCGTCCCTCCAATGGGATCTCTCCATGTTCTTGTGTCAACTGCACCGCTCAATTTCCTGGCACCTGCAAGCCTGCTGATAGTGGTCTCGATCTCACTGATCATGTCCTTGATAAAGGTATTCAAAATCACAGTCCCAGGTAGGGGCCTGAAGGCTTTGTCATCAGCCTCCACACGTACAAAGAACCATTGACCATCACTCTCTAGCTGTTCCTCATCCATCCATTAGTCCACCTTTAAAACCCACATGTCTGCAGTTTAGAGATAAAGATGTTATGTGGAACTGTGCTAAAGCCTTGACAGAAGTTCAGGATGACACCAATGTCCTTTCCATAGTCAACAAAACTGTTATAGCAGGGAAGGACTTTCTGTTCCTGGTGGAGCATAAATGGAAATTGAGGTCACCATGTAAACTTCATGGCAAAAAGCTCCAGCAGTTACCAGGACAGGATTAGGAAGAGAAATTCAAACAGGTTGAGGGAGTTGAACATCCTGTTCCCTGCCACAAGTGAGGCCTCATGGACATGAACTTGGTTGACCAAGAGCAGTGCAGGGCCACCACGACACTGATGGAACTGGAGTGTCCTTAAGATGAGGAGAAGCTGAAAGAGCTGGGAGTTCTTCCAGACAGGAGGCAGGAATGCAAATGGGACACGTTGTCAATATGCCATGGAATGACCTCACTGATGACATCCTAGTCTTGTAAGCTTTGCTTGAATCTTCTGCATGTCCTGGCATGCACCATCAACATCAACACCTTGGTCTCTAATTCTTGGAACAAAAACCTACCACCAAGGTCAGGTGGAGACGGCCTCAGGAGCAGAACATGAAATTGCACAATTCCACAAAGGAACAACCAAACCAtggcaaagaaggaaagaggagcTTACTGGCTGTCCAATACTAATTATTGGGTTTTGCTCACAGGAACAAAATATTAAGACTTATGATTATAAGTTACAACACCTTGTGGCTTGAATGCGGAAAAAGTGAATTGTTGACCCAGATcggtttgggaaaaaaaggatcaaGCCTGGTTTGTTGTTATTTATAGGATTTCTGAATGAGGCCAAGGAATACACATTAATTGATAGAGTATATGGTCGAGTAAATGTGAGAAATTGAAATGGACCATAACAGTGGAACAAGTTCAGCCTAAAAACAGCTTCCCGTTTTCCAGATTCACCCTCTTGTTCACATACAAGACACAAGGGCATGAACACCATAAATCAGGAGTTGCTTCCAGACACCAGAACCTTTCCAAGATATTTATCAGTGATCAGGGTATCAGAAGCTCCCTCAGCATTCCTGAGTGCAAGGACACCCAGCAGCCCAGAAAAGAGTCCCGGTCTTCACAAGACACCGACAAACCACAGCACACGAGTGCCACAAAATGCCTGCATTGATGACTTTGCATTTCTGTCAGGCCATGGTTGTTTATTCAGCTCTCCCTGACACACATCTAACAATCAAATCTGCCCAAATGCCATCTCCAAAAGCTGCCGCCAAGGTCAGATGAAACCAGCCTCAAGACCTGGATATGACACTGCAGAGTCGTGGGAAAGAAAACACTACCCACACAATGACTCACCACTCTGGGCCAGGCAAGAGCTGCTAGCAGGTGAATGCCCCAAGGCCATGGGACAAGGATGTCCCGCCCCTTCAGGACCAGCAtaaaacccagcccagagcctctCTCCCTCACACACTTCTCCTCACTCCTTCTCCTCTGGTGCTGACAAGGTGAGCCCCCCAAAGCCCTGCCCATCcttctgctcctgcatccctgacCTCTCTCTTCCAGCAtcctcagccccagcctcagcAACCCTCAcgcctccccacagccccaaaacAGCCTCCACACTCCATCACCCTCCTGCATCACCAACCACCCCTcacatccccacagccctgccctgcctcacccCCCTCTCTTCCAGGGACCCTCCACACCACACCCATGGCCTGCTACGACCTCTGCCGACCCTGCGGacccaccccgctggccaacagctgcaacgaaccctgtgccctgcaatgccaggaCTCTCGTGTCATCATCaacccttcccctgtgctggtcaccctgccaggacccatcatgacctccttcccccagaacaccgcCGTCGGATCCACCTCCTCGGCTGCCGTGGGCACTGAGCtcagtgtgcagggacagcccatctCGGGTGGATTTGGTGGCTTTGGTGGCTTTGGCTATGGTCGTGGATCTGGCtatgggctgggctgtggctaTGGGCTGGGAGGCCTGGGCTGCTATGGCAGAAGGGGTGGCTACAACTGCTAAGGATCCTCCCCAGCACTCCTGACACCAACCATCCACTCCTTGGAACACACCCCAGGCATTCAGGTCACCTCCAAGGCTCCGAAATGTGctcagcacttccagctcctgctctcaggcCCTCAAGCAAGGCAGGAGCCAAGGAGCCAATCAGGACTGGCTGCAAACATGGCCCATCTCcattcctcctcttctcccgCGCTGTGCTCTGCATCACCCCTTTGGCTCTGTCCAGTTCTCTCTGCTGCAAACACCTTCTCCCAAGCCAGACACCATCAGgctcctctgctgagctgctccaccGTGGAGTAGGAAGGCCTTGATGGTCTGGCCCAACCATCTGCAATCAAAGGACCTCAGCTGATCGTTGCCCTACTTGCACCTCAGACCAGCTCCCTTGCACTGGCTGATCCTGAGTTTTCACTGTTCTACCTCAATAAAGTTTTTCTGCATCATAGCTTTATATGTGTCCACCTTCTTGATTCTCCTGAGACTCTTCCAATCCCTACTCAGAACTAGTCCAGGTTTATAGACACCACTGGGGTGAGTGAAAAAGTGCTCCAAGATCACTTTTACATGTTACTTCCCCAGTTCTATTACCCACTGGCACACTTTGCTCTTCCAGTGCATTCCATCAAACCTTCAGCTACTGAATCACAGGCTTGGATACGCTAATTCAGATGTATCCCTGCCTCTGGCACAAGCCCCTCTTTATCTTGAAGGTGGTGTGTTCCCTCTGGCTGGACACCAGTTGCTCCTGTCCCCCATCATGTTCCCAGCACAACTACATATCTGCTCAAGCAGGTCCATGCCTTCCTTGTCCTTGGGGGCTCAAAGTTCAACACAGAACTCTGGTCTTAGtacaggagagcagagggtgAGATTCCCCCACTCTCTTGTGCTGTCTACGCTGAGGGGAtgagcccagggcacaggagaGTTTAGGGTCAGTGAGTACACATGGTTGGGGCACCTCCAACTCTTCATCCAATTCCCCAGTtcctcctccctggggctggtCTCAATCCCCTCATCACCCAGCCTGCATGTTTGGGATTGCTCCAATCCAGGTGAGGAAAATCCTGCCCCTCTGTTCTTCTCTGCTCATACTAGAGAACTGTGTTTATCTCTGTATTACTAGGACCAAAGAGGACAAGACCCTGATGGATAACGTCCAGAGTATGTCCTTGAGGATGATTTGGGGCTGAAGGTTTAGGACAGCCATTGGCCATGACTTTGGGGCATTTTGTCAGGCAGCATCTCTGGCAAATCATAAGGTGGGGAGTGTTTTGCTTCCCTCAGCTCTTCAGTGTCATGTCCAGGTATTGGGGACATGTCTGTCTGACCTTGGTGGCATCTTGTACTGAGCTGCTATTGGTTCCAGTCTTGTTGGATGAGGCTGAGGGAACAATATCATGTGTCTTGACTTCTGCATATCATTTGTTCCTGTAGCAGAATGCATCTGTGTATTCAGTCTGGAAAGATGTGGAGTTGTGGTTTGACTATGTGGTTGATAAGGAATGGATGGGATGGTCTAACTCAAAGAGGACAGTCTCAGTCAAGCTGTTGTGGTCACTGGCTCCATGTGTGTGGAGAACAGGGATGACTGGTGATAGGTCAAAGCTCCTATATTTTTCCTATCTTTGTCAGGGACGTGGACATTGAGATTGGGTGGGATGTCCAGCAAAATCAGAGACCAGAACAAGCTGCGTAATACAGTTGATTgtctggagggaagggatgcaaCAGGTTGGGGCAGTGGGTGTCAATTTCATGAAGTTGAACATGgtcaagtgcaaggtcctgcactTGGTTTGGAGCAATGCCAAACATGACCACAGATTGGGCAATGAGGGGGTtgagagcagcccagaggagaAGGACCTGGAATGTTGGTGGATGAAGAATAGAACATGAACACTCAGAGACCAGAAAGTACCTGCGTCCCAGGCTTAGCCccacagcatgggcagcagATGAGAGCGGAattctctccctctgctctgttcttATGAGACTGGAGATGTGTATTTGGAAGATACGGACCTGCTGAAGCAGAGCTATAGATAGACAGGGAAGATGATGAGGGTCTGAAGCAACTGGTATGCAGCCAAAGTGAAAACAAGACCCATACATGTTTTGTACCAGAGGCAGGGACAGATCTGTGTTAGTGTATCCAGGCCTAGGATCAAGCAAGTGAAGGCTTTGTGGGATGCCATGGAAAAGCAAAGAGTGCCAGAGGGTGCCCATGAAGGAAGAGGACACTTCACAATGCTGCAATGCAATACAACTTTATTGAGGCATAAAGACAAGTGAAAATCATGAGCAGCAAGTAGAAGAGGTTGGGCTGAGGTACAAGTAGTGAGACCATCAGCCAAGGTCTCTTCCTTGCAGGTGCTTTGTCCAGAGCATCAATGACTTCCTGACATACAACTGGAGAATTCCGATGCTGGAGGCAGCTGACTATCACTGGCTTGGGAGAAGGGgtttgcagcagaggaggatggACAGAGCTGAAGAGTAGATGCAGAGCATGGagtgggagaagaggaggcagaCAGGCCATGTTTGCAGCCAACCTGGGCTGGCACCTTGGTTACTGCCTTGCTTGGTGCCCTGAGAGCGGGAGATGGAAGTGCTGAGTCCATTTAAGAGCCTTGTCCAGAGAGGCATCCTCAATAGCAGGGAGTGGGTGGTTTGTGTCAGGAATGGAGCTGAGGATCCTTAGCAGATGTAGCCGCCCCTTCTGCCATAGCAGCCCAGGCCTCCCAGCCCATAACCATAGCCCAGCCCATAGCCAAATCCACGGCCATAGCCAAAGCCACCAAAGCCACCAAATCCACCAGagatgggctgtccctgcacactgaGCTCAGTGCCCACGGCAGCCGAGGAGGTGGATCCGACAgcggtgttctgggggaaggaggtcatgatgggtcctggcagggtgaccagcacaggggaagggttGATGATGACACGAGAGtcctggcattgcagggcacagggctcgttgcagctgttggccagcggggtgggtCCGCAGGGACGGCAGAGGTCGTAGCAGGCCATGGGTGTGGTGTGGAGGGTCCCTGGAAGAGAGGGgagtgaggcagggcagggctgtggggatgtcagGGGTGGTGATGCAGGAGGTTGAGGGAGTAtggaggctgctgtggggctgtggggaggcgtgagggctgctgaggctggggctgaggaTGCTAGAAGAGAGGTGTCaggggtgcaggagcaggagggtcTGAGGCTTGAGACTCACCTTGTCGGTccaagagcaggaggagaaggagtgaGTAGAATTGTGTGAGGTAGAGAGGTTCTGGGTCAGCTTTTATGCTGGTCCTAGAGGGGCGGGACAGCCTTGTTCCATCACCTTGGGGCATTTGACCCGCTCTTGCCTGGGCCAAATTGGGGAGTCATAAGGTGGGGAGTGTTTTCCTTCCTAATGATCTGCCATTCCATTGCCTGCCCTTGAAACCATGTCCATCTGACCTTGGCAACAACTTTATTGTGTTAGTATTTGGGAGGATTTCACTGTTTGATGTGTGTCAGGGATGGCTGAATCAACcaccagagccctgcagagttGCAATATCATCGGTGAGGTAATTTTGTGACACACGTCCTGTGTTTTATGCATGCCTTGTGAACACTGGGACTATGTTCTGTGCCATTGGGTGTCCATCAGTCGTAGTGTTGCACCCAGGAATGCTGAGGGATCTGCTGATGCCCTGGGTAGGTCAGTCCGCAATCACTTGGCCAGGTTCTGGTGCCTTGGAGTTTTTCCTGATGGATGAAAGAGACCCCATGCCGTTATTTCTTGTGTAGCATCAAGAGAGAGGATCTGATAATTCAAACCTGGTTAGGTTGAACTTGTTCCAATGCTGTGGCCTATTTGGATTTCACACCTTTCCCTAGAAATATATACTCTGTCATTTAAAGTATATTTCTTTACCTCTTTAAGAAATCAAATAAACAAGTCACCAATGATGCTTGATCACGTTTTGCCCAGGCTGGTCTCTGACGTGGATTTGCTTATTCCACATTCAAAACATGTGGTTTCATAACTTACATCCTGTTAGTTGTAATATTATGTTCCTGTTAGGAAAAAACAATAATTGCTACTGAATGGTCATTGTGATCcaatttccttctctgtcatGGTGCCGGTAGGTCTTTGTGgaattctgtgcttctgtgtcCTTCTCTACAGGCTGTGTTCATCTGACCTTTGGGGCAGCTTTTAATTTGGAGGAGTAGAGGCCAAAGGATTGGTATCACTCTTTCGTCAGGCATGTAGAAGATGACAACAAAACCTAAAAGAATTGGGGTGTTATGAGTGAGGTCATGCTAT includes:
- the LOC116996381 gene encoding feather keratin B-4-like — translated: MACYDLCRPCGPTPLANSCNEPCALQCQDSRVIINPSPVLVTLPGPIMTSFPQNTAVGSTSSAAVGTELSVQGQPISGGFGGFGGFGYGRGSGYGLGCGYGLGGLGCYGRRGGYNC
- the LOC116996329 gene encoding feather beta keratin-like; the encoded protein is MACYDLCRPCGPTPLANSCNEPCALQCQDSRVIINPSPVLVTLPGPIMTSFPQNTAVGSTSSAAVGTELSVQGQPISGGFGGFGGFGYGRGFGYGLGYGYGLGGLGCYGRRGGYIC